The genomic stretch GATTTGGAATATGCAATTGATGTAGAGAATAATGCGCTTAAAAAGAGAGGTTTAAGTGGAAACAAGATACATGTTGTAAAAGATGCATTTCCTGATGTGAAAGCAGATTTTGACCAGGATAGCTTGGAGGCAAATGTCTTGTACTATTCGGTGGCGATTTCTGATGATTATGGTTTCTCGGGTTTAAGCTTGGTAATTGAGGAGGAAGGAAAGGCTGAGGTTCAAAAGGTGAATTTGAAATCTGGGTTAAACCAAAGATTTGGAAATGTATTGGACCTGGACAGCTTGGCTGGAGATGATGGAAAAACAGTAAAGGTATATTTTAAAGTTTCAGATAATGACGGGGTGAATGGGGCAAAAACTACAAGCTCACAACCTTTTGTTTTGGACCTTAAAGGAAAAAAAGAACGGGAAGAAGATATAGAGAAGGGGTATAAGCAGTATTTCCAATCAGGTAAACAAGAGCAGCAGGAGCGTGAGGAGTTGAAAAAATCTTTGGAGGAGATGAGGAGAGCTTTGATGGAAAAGAAATCCCTTTCATTTAAGGAAAAATCTAAGCTTAAGGATTTGCTGGAGAAGCAACAGGAATTGCTGAAAAAGCAAGAGCAGAACGAAGAGTTACTTGAAAAACTTAAAAGAGAAGAAGAGAAGCTTGATCTCAAAAAGGAAGAGCTTAAGGAAGAGGAAAAGAAGATTGACGAGCTAAGTGAAAAGGATAAGGAGATCGAAGACTTGATGAAGGAGATTGAGGACCTGATGGAAAAACTGGATACTGATAAGCTTAAGGAGAAGCTTGATGAACTCCAGAAAATGAACAAAAGCAATGAGCGAACTCAGGAAAGAAAGGATGAGTTACTTAAGGACTTGAAGTTTAAGAAAGACATGTTGGAGAGTGCCGAAAAGCTTAAGAATCTGTCTGAGGAAATGAAGGAGCTCTCTGAGAAAACAGGGGATGAGAAAGAGGAGTCTGCTAAACAGGATGAGGTCAAAGAGGAATTTGAGAAGGTAGCCGAAAAGTTGGAGGAAATGAAGGAGGAGAATGAAGACTTTAAAAAAGAAAGCGAAGAACAAGGCTTAGACGAAAGCAAAAAAGAGGCCTCCGAAGAAATGCGGAAATCGTCTGATAAGATGCAAAATCAGGATTCGGAAGGAGCCAATGAGAATCAAAAGAAGTCTGGTGAAAAAATGCAGGAAATGAGCGAAAGTTTACAAAGCTCTATGATGAATATGCAGTCTCAAAGTAATAAGGAGAATATTGAAACCCTTCGTCAAATTTTAGAGAACCTAGAAACGGTGTCATTTGGAATAGAAGAACTAGCTAGCCAGAGCCGATCAATTGGTAGAGATGATCCGGGCATTAAGGACATTCTTACTGAACAAAAGCGATTGATGGATGGTGCAAAATTGATTGAAGATAGCTTACTGGCTTTGGCCTCTAGAGCCCCTCAAATTCAGCAATTGGTTTTTGACGAATTGGATGCGATGAAGGAGAATATGGATGCCGGAATTAAGTATTTGCAAGAGGTGGAATCGGCAAGAGCAGCTTCGCATCAACAGTATGTGATGACGGCCGCAAATAACTTGGCACTTATGCTTGAGCAAAGCCTGCAGCAGATGCAGCAAATGCAGGCACAAATGACTCAAGGTCAACAGCAATGCCAGAAACCGGGTAGCAAACCGGATGGACAAACCTTGAAGGAAATGCAGGGTCAAATTGGAAAGATGATGGATCGCCTTAAGGAAGGTCAAAAGAAGGGCGAGGGAAGAAAGATGAGTAGGGAAATGGTGGAAACCATTAGCAAGCAGGAGCAGCTGCGTGAGGCTTTGGAAGAGATGCAGGACAAGGAAGGAAGCAGCGGAAGTAAAGGAAACAGGCAGAAGGCTATTGAGGAGCTTAAAAAGATGCAAGACGACCTTATGGATGGTAAGATTGCGGACAATTATAAGGAGCGTTTGAAAGACATTGAAACAAGATTGTTGGAGTCAGAGAAGGCGGAGCTAAAACAAAAACAGGACGAAAAGAGGGAGTCTACCACAGCGGATAAATTAAAGCAGTTGTATACTGAAGAACTCGAAAAATATCTGGAGGAGAAGGGGATTGAAGAGGAAACTTTGGATAAGCTGCCTGTTGAGTTTAGGAATTATTACAAGGGACAAACGTCTAAATATCTTAGTGTAGAATGATTCAGTTTTTAGATTTGCCGAATGTATTATTGGGTAGGGAAGAAGATCTTAAAAATTGGCTTAAGGATTGTGCCAAGAGTCATGAAAGCAGGATTAAGAATCTAGTGTATCACTTTATAGATAACGAGGAGATCACGGCTAGAAATGTTAGGCATTTGGAGCATAACTATGCCACTGATATAATCACCTTCGGTTATTCCGAAGGGAGAAGGGTTAGTGGAGAGGTGTTTATAGGATATGAAACGGTGTTTGAAAATGCAGATGACCGTAGTATTCCAAAAGAGGATGAGTTGTGCAGAGTGATTGCTCATGGTCTACTGCATTTAATAGGTTTTGACGATCGTAGTGAAGAGGAAAAGGCTGAAATGAGGAGTGAAGAAGAAAATTGCCTAATTTTGCGCCCCAAAATTTTGAGAAGCAACTAGTTATAGTTGTTTCACGTGAAACGAATTTAGTTTATGACGAGAGGAGAATATGATGTAATTGTAGTAGGCGGTGGTCATGCTGGTTGTGAAGCAGCTGCGGCTGCGGCTAAAATGGGCAGTAAGACATTGCTTGTTACTATGAATTTGCAAACAATTGCGCAGATGTCGTGCAACCCTGCTATGGGAGGTGTTGCGAAAGGTCAGATTCTGAGGGAGGTTGATGCACTGGGTGGAATGAGTGGTATTATCACGGATAAAACCATGATACAGTTTCGTATGCTTAACAGGAGCAAAGGACCTGCAATGTGGTCTCCTAGAGCACAAAGTGATAGAATGCGTTTTGCGGAAGAATGGAGATGGGCTTTGGAGTCCTTGCCTAATCTTGACTTTTTTCAGGATATGGTTACAGGCCTTATTGTTGAAGGAGGCAGGGTTGCCGGTGTTAAGACGGGTATAGGAGTTGAGATAAAAGCGAAGTCTGTTATTCTAACTAATGGCACATTCCTTAATGGTTTGATCCATTTGGGAGAAAAGCAATTTGGTGGAGGTCGTGCTGGAGAAAGGGCTTCTACTGGTCTTACACCTGAGCTAGCTGCTTTGGGCTTTGAATATGGAAGAATGAAGACAGGGACGCCTCCTCGTGTGGATGGCCGTTCTTTGGATTACTCCAAAATGGAAGAGCAGGCTGGCGATGAAAGGCCGGAGAAGTTCAGTTTTAGTAGCCAGACTAAGCCTTTAGAGACTCAGAGAAGTTGTCATATTACTTATACAAGTAATGAGGTTCATGAAATTTTGAAAGAAGGATTTGATAGGAGTCCAATGTTTAATGGGCAGATAGAAAGCACAGGTCCTAGATATTGTCCAAGTATTGAGGATAAGATCAATAAGTTTGCGGGTAAGGATAGACACCAGATTTTCGTAGAGCCTGAGGGTTGGAAGACTTGTGAGGTTTATGTTAATGGTTTTAGTACTAGCTTACCTGAGGATATTCAGTTTAAGGCGCTAAAAAGTGTTGCGGGGTTTGAAAACGTTCGCTTCTTTAGGCCTGGATATGCTATTGAATACGATTATTTTCCTCCAACGCAGTTGAAATACACTTTAGAGACAAAGTTAATTGATGGCCTTTATTTCGCTGGTCAGATTAACGGTACTACTGGTTATGAAGAGGCAGCTTGTCAGGGATTAATGGCCGGTATTAATGCGCACAGAAAAGTGCAGGAAGGAGGTGAGTTTGTTCTCGGTCGTGATGAGGCGTATATAGGCGTTCTTATAGATGATTTGATTACAAAGGGTACTGAGGAGCCGTATAGGATGTTTACATCCAGAGCGGAGTATAGAATCCTTTTGAGGCAGGATAATGCAGACGAACGTCTTACGCGGAAGGGTTTTGATATTGGTTTGGCAGAGGTGTCAAGATTGGCGGAGTTGGAAGGGAAGCAATCAAAGGTTGAGGAATTGAATCGCTTTTTGGAGAAACATGGTGTTGAACCTATGGATGTTAATCCTATTCTTGAGAGTAAGGGTTC from Owenweeksia hongkongensis DSM 17368 encodes the following:
- a CDS encoding DUF4175 family protein, with amino-acid sequence MAKSEILRKRLEVFISKYYKNQLIKGAIYGVSLSAMYFFFLAVAEYFGRFGSGTRLTLLIGLIAGLLAILGYYILYPLSKLLKVGKRISYQKAAQIIGKHFPEVDDKLLNAIQLETVSGAQSDLIQASIDQKIENLSPVPFTRAVDFSENKKYWPILVIPALIFIGVFLSGEWTNLTESGRRIAEFNREFVPAAPFQFVLLNDENTLEEGQSVTIKLQLEGDKIPAEASLILGDEEIRMNRGEGSEFSLTIPEARANFDLRFKAAGFLSKTYHFEVLPVPQLQNVRIKIIPPSYTGLAPSEEELRMVHDVPEGSQVIWVLGSRQAEKAWFVGDTSSQPFEKLNTDNFKYEKRTTADLEYAIDVENNALKKRGLSGNKIHVVKDAFPDVKADFDQDSLEANVLYYSVAISDDYGFSGLSLVIEEEGKAEVQKVNLKSGLNQRFGNVLDLDSLAGDDGKTVKVYFKVSDNDGVNGAKTTSSQPFVLDLKGKKEREEDIEKGYKQYFQSGKQEQQEREELKKSLEEMRRALMEKKSLSFKEKSKLKDLLEKQQELLKKQEQNEELLEKLKREEEKLDLKKEELKEEEKKIDELSEKDKEIEDLMKEIEDLMEKLDTDKLKEKLDELQKMNKSNERTQERKDELLKDLKFKKDMLESAEKLKNLSEEMKELSEKTGDEKEESAKQDEVKEEFEKVAEKLEEMKEENEDFKKESEEQGLDESKKEASEEMRKSSDKMQNQDSEGANENQKKSGEKMQEMSESLQSSMMNMQSQSNKENIETLRQILENLETVSFGIEELASQSRSIGRDDPGIKDILTEQKRLMDGAKLIEDSLLALASRAPQIQQLVFDELDAMKENMDAGIKYLQEVESARAASHQQYVMTAANNLALMLEQSLQQMQQMQAQMTQGQQQCQKPGSKPDGQTLKEMQGQIGKMMDRLKEGQKKGEGRKMSREMVETISKQEQLREALEEMQDKEGSSGSKGNRQKAIEELKKMQDDLMDGKIADNYKERLKDIETRLLESEKAELKQKQDEKRESTTADKLKQLYTEELEKYLEEKGIEEETLDKLPVEFRNYYKGQTSKYLSVE
- the ybeY gene encoding rRNA maturation RNase YbeY; the protein is MIQFLDLPNVLLGREEDLKNWLKDCAKSHESRIKNLVYHFIDNEEITARNVRHLEHNYATDIITFGYSEGRRVSGEVFIGYETVFENADDRSIPKEDELCRVIAHGLLHLIGFDDRSEEEKAEMRSEEENCLILRPKILRSN
- the mnmG gene encoding tRNA uridine-5-carboxymethylaminomethyl(34) synthesis enzyme MnmG → MTRGEYDVIVVGGGHAGCEAAAAAAKMGSKTLLVTMNLQTIAQMSCNPAMGGVAKGQILREVDALGGMSGIITDKTMIQFRMLNRSKGPAMWSPRAQSDRMRFAEEWRWALESLPNLDFFQDMVTGLIVEGGRVAGVKTGIGVEIKAKSVILTNGTFLNGLIHLGEKQFGGGRAGERASTGLTPELAALGFEYGRMKTGTPPRVDGRSLDYSKMEEQAGDERPEKFSFSSQTKPLETQRSCHITYTSNEVHEILKEGFDRSPMFNGQIESTGPRYCPSIEDKINKFAGKDRHQIFVEPEGWKTCEVYVNGFSTSLPEDIQFKALKSVAGFENVRFFRPGYAIEYDYFPPTQLKYTLETKLIDGLYFAGQINGTTGYEEAACQGLMAGINAHRKVQEGGEFVLGRDEAYIGVLIDDLITKGTEEPYRMFTSRAEYRILLRQDNADERLTRKGFDIGLAEVSRLAELEGKQSKVEELNRFLEKHGVEPMDVNPILESKGSSSIKQKLRLDGILSRPQIEFTDLMEYGELSNFVLDNGITREEWEQAEIKIKYQGYINKEKENAEKLSRLSDIRIPEGFDYKRLKSLSYEGCEKLSRVQPQTIEQAKKISGVTPSDISVLLVYMGR